The proteins below are encoded in one region of Kogia breviceps isolate mKogBre1 chromosome 8, mKogBre1 haplotype 1, whole genome shotgun sequence:
- the LOC131760959 gene encoding LOW QUALITY PROTEIN: putative zinc finger protein 487 (The sequence of the model RefSeq protein was modified relative to this genomic sequence to represent the inferred CDS: inserted 3 bases in 2 codons) — MNRSQGSVSFEDVTMGFTQEEWQPLDPAQRTLDRDVMLEKYSHLISVGYCVTKPEIVXQQGEEPWILEEESQSQSHPDFCIVDLMEKSQEKEDQHWWKVGFVNNKTPTKERNNVLRKTFSLDTNFILSXKIPGKYDSYGMNLDSLSQLIISNRHSFVRQLDEFNTHGKLLLCTKHKNSHSREKSLEYDRTGKAISQNEDLFQHQDTQTLKISFEYTECGKPFN, encoded by the exons ATGAACAGGTCTCAGGGGTCAGTGTCATTTGAGGATGTGACCATGGGCTTCACCCAGGAGGAGTGGCAGCCCCTGGACCCTGCTCAGAGGACCCTGGACAGGGATGTGATGCTAGAGAAATACAGCCACCTCATCTCAGTGGGGTACTGTGTTACCAAACCAGAGATTGT ACAGCAAGGAGAAGAGCCATGGATATTAGAGGAAGAGTCCCAAAGTCAGAGCCACCCAGACTTCTGCATAGTTGACCTGATGGAGAAGAGCCAGGAAAAGGAAGACCAGCATTGGTGGAAAGTTGGTTTTGTCAACAACAAAACACCGACTAAAGAGAGAAATAATGTattgagaaaaacattttctctggatacaaactttattttat aaaaaatacctggtAAATATGACTCATATGGAATGAATTTGGATTCTCTTTCACAATTAATCATTAGTAATAGACACTCCTTTGTAAGGCAGCTTGATGAGTTTAATACACATGGGAAATTACTCCTCTGTACAAAGCACAAGAATTCTCATTCTAGAGAGAAATCTTTAGAATATGATAGAACTGGAAAAGCCATCAGTCAAAATGAGGACTTATTTCAGCATCAAGATACTCAAACTCTGAAGATTTCTTTTGAATATACTGAATGTGGGAAACCCTTCAATTAG
- the LOC131760825 gene encoding zinc finger protein 25-like — protein sequence MELSWGRDNMNWEVFCKKPNFIQHQETHIGKKVYKINQCATGFCKKPKLPTYQKTDIREKLYECSECGKTFSHKSSLILHQRIHRGEKPYEGTKCGKTFGYRSGLTVHQRTHTGEKPYECNERGKNFCEKSNLCVHQRTHTGEKPYVCNECQKTFSDRSALTVHKRIHTGEKPYECRECGKTFSQKPNFINHQRTHTGEKPYGCHKCGKSFSVKSKLREHQKTHRGEKSYKCNECGKTFYRKSSLTVHQSTDTGEKPYECNQCGRTFYQRTH from the exons ATGGAGTTATCATGGGGAAGAGATAATATGA ATTGGGAAGTATTCTGCAAGAAGCCAAATTTCATTCAGCATCAAGAAACACATATAGGGAAAAAAGTCTATAAAATTAATCAGTGTGCTACTGGATTTTGCAAGAAGCCAAAGCTTCCTACATATCAGAAAACAGATATAAGAGAAAAACTCTATGAGTGTagtgaatgtgggaaaaccttcagCCATAAATCATCTCTCATCCTACATCAGAGGATACACAGaggggagaaaccctatgaagGCACCAAATGTGGGAAAACCTTTGGGTATAGGTCAGGCCTCACAGTACATCAGAGaacacacacaggggagaaaccctatgaatgtaatgaaCGTGGAAAAAATTTCTGTGAGAAATCAAATCTCTGTGTACATCAGCGaacacacacaggagagaaaccctatgtgTGTAATGAATGTCAGAAAACCTTCAGTGATAGGTCAGCTCTCACAGTACATAAGAGAATACATACcggggagaaaccctatgaatgtaggGAATGTGGGAAAACTTTCTCCCAGAAGCCAAacttcattaatcatcagaggactcacacaggagagaaaccctatggaTGTCACAAATGTGGAAAATCCTTCTCTGTGAAGTCAAAACTGAGGGAGCATCAGAaaacacacagaggagagaagtCTTATAAATGTAATGAGTGTGGGAAAACTTTCTACCGTAAGTCATCCCTCACAGTACATCAGAGCACCGACAcaggggagaaaccctatgaatgtaaccAATGTGGGAGAACCTTCTATCAGAGAACACACTAG